ACATGGAGTCATCTTTACAATAACTACGCTTTATTAGGTGCCTCTTTTGTGTCTGACACGTGTTGTGCTAAGTAAGGCTGTCACATAAAATATTGTActtcccatgcaatatttgggacatacctaaaaaattattcattgtcatttgaaattcacatttaactggatgtcctatatttttatttactacatCTAGCAACCTGGTGCTAAGCACTTATAAAAGGGTTTGAAGTATCCCGCAACTTTGTGGGGAGatttataaataagcaaattaaaacGTGTTAAGTGATGTATTTGCTCAAAGCCCCCTTGTTGGTAAATGGGAGAGCCACTTACTATCCCCTTTTGGCTTTAAAACCTGCTTTGTCCCACGTCTCCCGTCCTGGCCCTCCCCCTTTGAGGTAGTGTAAGTGCGTTTTCAGGATCAGCATCTCATGCTGATGAAATGCCGTTTGTCTTCTCCGCCTTTAGCTCTGAGCCAGAATTCTCTGGCCCTGGGGCAGAAGGCTAGACTCACTTAGAATTGGTGCTTGGTTTAAATCTACCTGCAAATAGGCTCTTGGAAATTGTCCTTAGAttctgaaatggaaacaaaaactttaatgtaaataaaaagccAGTGCAATTTCAGTTGTCGTTATGAACCTCAAAGCCTGGGAGTtagtaattttctctttccttttagtgCCAAAAGGATCCCCAGTTGGTTGATAAGATAATGCAGGACCTGGATGCCAATAAGGACAACGAAGTGGATTTTAATGAATTCGTGGTCATGGTGGCAGCTCTGACAGTTGCCTGCAATGATTACTTTGAAGAACAattgaagaagaaaggagagtaaAGATAAGTAGTAAGCTGGCCTAAGGGCAGAAGTACATCATAGTTATTTGCTTCCTGTTCATCTACAGTCTTCAGACCTCTAGTTATAGTAATGccattaatagaaataatattcatataatattatttatacaaACCAGTACTATGAAGTGGTGTGTGCCTTAATATATTGGTTTAAATATTCCAAATCTTAGAGGCCCTGCTCAAAATTTTCCTATGCCATTACGGATGTTATATGCATTTTGGTATCTGTCAGAGAGCAAAGCGTCACAAAATTTCACTACTTTCAAATGAGACTAAAGCCTAGCAAACTTTGAAGAGACATTTGTCACCCTGGAATTGTATTCAGAGCTTGTTACCCTATTACTGACAAGAAGTGGCTCTCCAACCCTCTGATGATTCTGCTTCAAGTAGAAGAAGTTGTGCGGTCCGAAGCAGAAGGCTGATAAATAGGAGAAAGTGTTGGCTTTGTCAGTGAGCTGGGTCAGGAGAAGGGGGTATTCAAGCCAAGTGAGCTGAAGGCAGTAACTCTTGAAGGCTGCTGTATCGGTACTCAGGGCCTCTAAATCTGAGGCCAGTGTTTCCCACTGTTTCCCAGTGCGTCCCCTGGGGCGAAGCTTCAGTCCTGCCCTGGGAGGCTGGGCTGATGTCACACCCTCTCTGGCCTACCTCCCTTTCTGTGTCCCCACCCTGTGTGCAAATCCTTGTCTCACCATTGCTTGGGGGAAACTAGACTGCGACAGATCCCTCGGAGAAgtttagaaagaaaatggtgTAATTACTCTTTGAAACACTTGCTCTAGCTTGCTGTGTGGAGAAAGGGCTATAGAGAGGGCAAGTGTGGAAGAGAGAGACTAGTTAGGAGGACATCCTTGTGTTCTGAGTGAGAGACGATGGTGTCTCAGGCCAGGAGTCCCGCAGAGATCACTTTGTTAAGTGTTTCAGATGTGGGAGTCGTCGGACACGCCAGGGGACTGGTGAGGAAGGGTCAGAAAAGAGAGCGGTGCAGGACGATAGAG
This region of Suricata suricatta isolate VVHF042 chromosome 6, meerkat_22Aug2017_6uvM2_HiC, whole genome shotgun sequence genomic DNA includes:
- the S100Z gene encoding protein S100-Z, with product MPTQLEIAMNIMIRVFHQYSGKEGDRFKLNKGELKMLLQQELTEFLSCQKDPQLVDKIMQDLDANKDNEVDFNEFVVMVAALTVACNDYFEEQLKKKGE